A stretch of the Streptococcus suis genome encodes the following:
- a CDS encoding 5-formyltetrahydrofolate cyclo-ligase, protein MDKKEIRKEVLGTLQGLTSSQRARWSQQLTERLLSSDTYKCSKSLGTYLSMGHEFDTSYLIEQAQKDGKCIFIPKTYSQGRMDFVEYNPDDLVKTRFGLWEPGTYSQPVDKSVVNWIHVPGLAWNQVGFRVGYGAGFYDRYLSDYQGETVSTLGSFQLYDFEHQTFDIPVKELLIFEESF, encoded by the coding sequence GTGGATAAAAAAGAAATTCGGAAAGAAGTGCTAGGGACTTTGCAAGGACTAACGAGTAGTCAACGAGCAAGATGGAGTCAGCAACTAACAGAAAGGCTCCTTTCCTCTGACACCTATAAGTGCTCAAAGTCGCTTGGGACCTACCTTTCTATGGGACATGAGTTCGATACTAGTTACTTAATTGAACAGGCTCAAAAGGATGGAAAATGCATTTTCATTCCTAAAACCTATTCACAAGGACGCATGGATTTTGTAGAATATAATCCTGATGATTTGGTTAAAACAAGGTTTGGACTTTGGGAACCTGGGACTTATTCACAACCTGTGGATAAGTCTGTGGTTAACTGGATTCATGTCCCTGGATTGGCATGGAATCAAGTAGGGTTTCGGGTTGGCTATGGGGCAGGGTTTTATGACCGCTACTTGTCAGATTATCAGGGGGAGACGGTATCGACCTTGGGCTCTTTCCAGTTATATGATTTTGAACACCAGACATTTGATATCCCAGTAAAGGAGTTGTTGATTTTTGAAGAATCTTTTTGA
- a CDS encoding rhomboid family intramembrane serine protease yields the protein MKNLFDKRYPVTNGLLAVTALVFLFIQIFRFGQTTTAYTIFEFGGMYGEVVRYDPTQLWRLVSPVFVHIGWEHFLFNGITLLGLGYQLEGLFGSRRFFLLYLLSGIMGNLFVLFFTPDVVGAGASTSLFGLFAAMALLRKFSRSPYLQVLGQRYMLLLGLNLALGLFTPSISMAGHIGGAIGGCLVVIFLPPLTEKNLFTGKQVFYSFIGYLGLFALLLGVFYFM from the coding sequence TTGAAGAATCTTTTTGATAAGCGCTACCCTGTGACCAATGGCTTGTTGGCAGTTACGGCTCTTGTTTTTCTATTTATACAAATATTTCGCTTTGGGCAGACCACTACAGCCTATACGATTTTTGAATTCGGTGGTATGTATGGTGAAGTAGTGCGTTATGATCCGACTCAGTTGTGGCGCTTGGTTTCACCTGTTTTTGTCCACATTGGTTGGGAGCATTTTCTATTCAATGGTATTACTTTACTTGGTTTAGGTTATCAATTAGAAGGGCTTTTTGGGTCCCGGAGGTTCTTTCTTCTCTATCTATTATCTGGTATTATGGGGAACCTTTTTGTTCTCTTCTTTACACCAGATGTGGTTGGCGCAGGTGCGTCGACCTCGCTCTTTGGCTTATTTGCAGCCATGGCCCTTTTGAGAAAATTTAGTCGTAGCCCTTATTTACAAGTTCTTGGCCAACGTTACATGCTTCTTCTAGGACTGAACTTGGCATTAGGCCTTTTTACCCCATCCATTAGCATGGCGGGACATATTGGAGGAGCGATTGGTGGTTGTTTAGTCGTTATTTTTTTACCACCGCTTACAGAGAAAAATTTATTTACTGGGAAACAGGTTTTTTACAGTTTCATTGGTTATTTGGGTTTGTTTGCTTTGCTACTGGGCGTATTTTATTTCATGTAA
- the galU gene encoding UTP--glucose-1-phosphate uridylyltransferase — MKKVRKAVIPAAGLGTRFLPATKALAKEMLPIVDKPTIQFIVEEALRSGIEDILVVTGKSKRSIEDHFDSNFELEFNLKEKGKNDLLKLVDETTGIRLHFIRQSHPRGLGDAVLQAKAFVGNEPFVVMLGDDLMDITDTKAVPLTKQLMNDYEQIHASTIAVMSIPHEEVSAYGVIAPQGEGINGLYSVDTFVEKPKPEDAPSDLAIIGRYLLTPEIFGILENQKPGAGNEIQLTDAIDTLNKTQRVFAREFKGNRYDVGDKFGFIKTSIDYALQHPQVKDDLKQYLIELGKQLDKSKK, encoded by the coding sequence ATGAAAAAAGTCAGAAAAGCAGTCATCCCTGCTGCAGGATTGGGAACACGTTTCCTTCCAGCAACAAAAGCACTCGCCAAAGAAATGCTACCGATTGTGGACAAACCTACTATTCAATTTATCGTTGAAGAAGCACTTCGTTCTGGTATTGAAGATATCTTAGTTGTAACTGGTAAATCAAAACGTTCTATCGAGGATCATTTCGATTCAAATTTTGAATTGGAATTCAACCTTAAAGAAAAAGGTAAGAATGATTTGTTGAAACTTGTTGATGAAACAACAGGGATTCGTCTACACTTCATTCGTCAAAGCCACCCACGTGGACTCGGAGATGCAGTTCTTCAAGCCAAAGCATTTGTAGGGAACGAACCATTTGTCGTTATGCTGGGTGATGACCTAATGGATATCACAGATACAAAAGCTGTACCATTGACCAAGCAACTGATGAACGACTACGAACAAATACATGCTTCAACGATTGCTGTTATGTCTATCCCTCATGAAGAAGTTTCTGCCTACGGTGTCATTGCCCCTCAAGGAGAAGGCATCAATGGTCTATACAGCGTAGATACATTTGTGGAAAAACCAAAACCTGAAGATGCTCCTTCTGATCTTGCTATCATCGGTCGTTACTTACTTACACCTGAAATTTTTGGAATTTTAGAAAACCAAAAACCAGGTGCAGGTAATGAGATTCAACTGACTGATGCCATTGATACACTAAACAAAACGCAACGTGTATTTGCCCGCGAATTTAAAGGTAACCGATACGATGTTGGTGACAAGTTCGGTTTCATCAAAACATCTATCGATTATGCTCTGCAACATCCTCAGGTTAAAGATGACTTGAAACAATACCTCATTGAATTAGGTAAACAGTTAGATAAATCAAAAAAATAA
- a CDS encoding NAD(P)H-dependent glycerol-3-phosphate dehydrogenase, whose amino-acid sequence MEKQKIAVLGPGSWGTALSQVLNDNGHEVRIWGNISEQIDEINEQHTNTRYFKNIVLDEKIKAYKDLSETLDGVDAVLFVVPTKVTRLVAKQVAQVLKHKVVIMHASKGLEPDSHKRLSEVLEEEIPAQLRSEIVVVSGPSHAEETIVRDLTLISAASKDMKVATYVQNLFSNRYFRLYTNNDVIGVETAGALKNIIAVGAGALHGLGYGDNAKAAIIARGLTEITRLGVAMGANPLTYSGLSGVGDLIVTGTSVHSRNWRAGDQLGRGEKLEDVERNMGMVIEGISTTKAAYELAQELGVYMPITQAIYKVIYQGANIEGAIKEIMTGEFRHENEWH is encoded by the coding sequence ATGGAAAAACAAAAAATTGCCGTTCTTGGTCCTGGATCATGGGGAACAGCTCTCTCTCAAGTCTTAAACGATAATGGACATGAGGTACGTATTTGGGGAAATATTTCCGAACAAATTGATGAAATCAATGAACAACATACGAATACTCGATATTTTAAAAATATTGTTCTAGATGAAAAAATTAAGGCATACAAAGACCTATCAGAGACTCTTGACGGAGTTGATGCTGTTCTTTTTGTTGTCCCAACCAAGGTAACTCGACTGGTGGCGAAACAAGTTGCGCAAGTGCTCAAACACAAAGTCGTTATCATGCATGCCTCAAAAGGATTGGAACCTGATAGTCACAAACGTTTGTCTGAGGTTTTAGAAGAAGAAATTCCAGCACAACTTCGTTCCGAAATCGTAGTTGTATCAGGTCCTAGCCATGCAGAAGAAACAATCGTTCGTGATTTAACACTGATTTCTGCCGCATCAAAAGATATGAAGGTAGCAACCTACGTTCAAAACCTATTTAGTAATCGTTACTTCCGCCTTTATACTAATAATGATGTCATTGGTGTAGAAACAGCAGGTGCTCTGAAAAACATTATTGCAGTTGGTGCGGGTGCCTTACATGGTTTGGGCTATGGAGACAATGCCAAGGCAGCCATTATCGCCCGTGGTTTAACTGAAATCACACGTCTTGGCGTTGCTATGGGGGCTAATCCTTTAACTTATAGTGGCCTTTCTGGTGTCGGTGATTTAATTGTTACCGGTACATCTGTCCATTCACGTAACTGGAGAGCCGGTGACCAGCTCGGTCGTGGTGAAAAACTGGAGGACGTTGAGCGCAATATGGGGATGGTTATCGAAGGAATTTCGACAACCAAAGCTGCATATGAATTAGCACAAGAACTAGGTGTCTATATGCCAATAACTCAAGCGATCTACAAGGTCATCTACCAAGGAGCTAATATTGAAGGTGCCATTAAGGAAATCATGACCGGTGAGTTCCGCCATGAAAATGAATGGCACTAA
- a CDS encoding MarR family transcriptional regulator, translating into MSHIADLRHVFHQLEYLSEKIAKHYGVEHLAGPQGHVLHFLGDHMDKEIFVKDIETELKISKSVASNLVKRMEKNGFVQIIPSVVDKRFKQVVLTPLGQEKLQPLREWHQEMSESLFRGIPREDFQSMIRLIHQLEENIKQYKENNDV; encoded by the coding sequence ATGTCACATATAGCAGACTTACGACATGTTTTTCATCAGTTAGAATACTTGAGTGAAAAGATTGCAAAACACTATGGTGTTGAGCATTTGGCTGGTCCGCAGGGTCATGTCTTACACTTTTTAGGTGATCATATGGATAAGGAAATTTTTGTAAAGGATATTGAAACTGAACTGAAAATATCTAAGTCTGTCGCCAGTAACTTGGTTAAGCGTATGGAAAAAAATGGCTTTGTTCAAATCATTCCATCTGTGGTTGATAAGCGTTTTAAGCAAGTTGTTTTGACACCATTGGGTCAAGAGAAGTTGCAACCATTAAGGGAATGGCACCAAGAAATGTCGGAATCACTTTTTAGGGGAATCCCTCGGGAAGATTTTCAATCAATGATTCGGCTGATTCATCAGCTGGAGGAGAATATTAAACAGTATAAGGAGAATAATGATGTTTAA
- a CDS encoding ABC transporter ATP-binding protein produces the protein MFKNAILRYKWHALTSVVLTSIVVITTLLQPSYLKDVLTAVLLNDQDEIFRVGKILLVIAGIGLLAGLANTINAAKIAQGVSADIRENTFRKIQSFSYANIEEFNAGNLVVRMTNDVTQIQNLTMMLFTILLRVPLLFIGAFIMAVRTLPELWWMIIVMVILIVAIMAIVMGQMGPHFGKFQTLMDRMNRIVKENLRGIRVVKSFVQEKNQYDKFKEVSNELLDLNIFIGYGFSILQPLMMFISYMAIFASLYLVSGMVDTNIEAVGGFTSFMSYLMQIMFAIIMTSFMGMQASRAAISIKRIAEVLNTEPAMTFVDVPDEELNGSIVFDNVTFTYPHDTEPTLKNISFEIEPGQMVGVVGATGAGKSTLAQLIPRLFDPQEGSIFIGGRDVKEVNKNTLRDTVSIVLQKAILFSGTIADNLRQGAPGADLLRLERAAGIAQAKEFIDRLDETYESKVEERGNNFSGGQKQRISIARGVIGEPKVLVLDDSTSALDAKSEKLVQEALNHELKATTTVIVAQKISSVIKADKILVLDEGRLIGEGTHAELVANNAVYREIYETQKGREE, from the coding sequence ATGTTTAAAAATGCAATTCTACGCTACAAGTGGCATGCATTGACGTCGGTTGTGCTAACATCCATTGTTGTTATTACAACACTTTTGCAACCAAGTTATCTCAAAGATGTCTTGACGGCAGTTTTGTTAAATGATCAAGATGAGATTTTTCGGGTTGGGAAAATTCTTTTAGTGATTGCCGGAATTGGTTTGCTTGCTGGACTCGCAAATACAATTAATGCAGCAAAAATTGCCCAAGGAGTATCTGCGGATATTCGAGAAAATACCTTCCGAAAAATTCAAAGTTTTTCATATGCGAATATCGAAGAGTTTAATGCTGGTAATTTAGTTGTCCGAATGACAAATGATGTTACGCAAATTCAAAACCTGACCATGATGCTTTTCACTATTTTATTACGCGTGCCGTTGCTATTTATCGGGGCATTTATTATGGCTGTAAGAACCTTACCAGAACTTTGGTGGATGATCATTGTCATGGTGATTTTGATTGTAGCCATTATGGCCATTGTGATGGGACAAATGGGACCACATTTTGGAAAATTTCAAACTTTGATGGATCGTATGAATAGGATTGTCAAGGAAAATCTTCGTGGTATTCGGGTGGTAAAATCATTTGTTCAAGAAAAAAATCAATACGATAAATTCAAAGAAGTTTCTAATGAACTTCTGGATTTAAATATTTTTATTGGATATGGTTTTTCAATTCTACAACCATTGATGATGTTTATCTCCTACATGGCTATCTTTGCATCTCTCTATCTTGTTTCAGGGATGGTAGATACAAATATAGAAGCGGTTGGGGGATTCACTTCATTTATGAGTTACCTGATGCAAATCATGTTCGCAATCATTATGACGAGCTTTATGGGAATGCAGGCATCTCGTGCAGCTATTTCGATTAAACGGATTGCAGAAGTCTTAAATACCGAACCAGCTATGACCTTTGTAGATGTTCCAGACGAAGAATTAAATGGAAGTATTGTTTTTGATAATGTAACATTTACGTATCCACATGATACAGAGCCGACATTAAAAAATATTTCATTTGAGATTGAGCCAGGACAGATGGTTGGCGTCGTTGGTGCTACAGGTGCAGGTAAATCAACTTTAGCACAACTGATTCCTCGTCTCTTTGATCCACAAGAAGGGAGTATCTTTATTGGTGGTCGTGATGTTAAGGAAGTTAATAAAAACACCCTTCGAGATACGGTCTCGATTGTATTACAAAAGGCTATTCTTTTCTCTGGAACAATTGCGGACAACCTGCGACAGGGTGCTCCAGGAGCAGACTTACTCCGCTTAGAACGCGCAGCGGGGATTGCTCAAGCAAAAGAATTTATAGATCGCCTAGATGAAACCTATGAAAGTAAAGTCGAGGAACGGGGGAATAACTTCTCTGGGGGTCAAAAACAAAGGATTTCGATTGCACGTGGTGTGATTGGTGAGCCGAAGGTACTTGTTTTGGATGATTCGACTTCAGCCTTAGACGCCAAATCTGAGAAGTTGGTTCAAGAGGCTTTAAACCATGAATTAAAAGCGACAACAACGGTCATTGTTGCACAGAAAATTTCATCAGTGATTAAAGCAGATAAAATCCTTGTACTTGACGAAGGACGTCTGATTGGGGAAGGGACACATGCTGAACTGGTAGCAAACAATGCTGTTTACCGCGAAATATATGAAACTCAGAAAGGGAGAGAAGAATAG
- a CDS encoding ABC transporter ATP-binding protein, whose amino-acid sequence MKTLRFFWFYFKRYKLSFAVIFLAIVAATYLQVKSPVLLGDAIAEMGKIGQSYAVAKQMGQIGFEADYSDFNSIMSKLFLAYAMTVIANLIYSLLFTRIIANSTSRMRKGLFGKLERLTIAFFDRHKDGDILSRFTSDLDNIQNTFNQSLTQVMTNVALYIGLIIMMFRQDVRLALVTIASTPVALLALIVIIRLARKYTNLQQVAVSKLNAYMDEKISGQKAIIVQGVQEETIDGFLELNEEVRRTTFKGRLFGGILFPFMNGMSLVNTAIVIFVGSTIVLNDSSLEAAAALGLVVTFVQYSQQYYQPMMQIASSWAELQLAFTGAHRVQEMFDETEEVRPQNAPLFTELKEGVEIKNIDFGYLPGQKVLNKVSISAPKGKMIAVVGPTGSGKTTIMNLINRFYDVNGGSVEFDGRDIREYDLDSLRNKVGIVLQESVLFSGTIADNIRFGNDDISQEMVETAARATHIHDFIMSLPEGYDTYVTDDENVFSTGQKQLISIARTLLTDPQVLILDEATSNVDTVTEAKIQKAMEAIIAGRTSFVIAHRLKTILNADEIIVLKDGQVIEQGNHSELLKLNGFYAELYHNQFVFE is encoded by the coding sequence ATGAAGACTTTACGTTTTTTCTGGTTTTATTTTAAACGCTATAAATTGTCTTTTGCTGTTATTTTTCTGGCAATCGTGGCAGCTACTTATTTACAAGTAAAAAGTCCGGTTTTGCTTGGGGATGCGATTGCAGAGATGGGCAAAATAGGTCAAAGCTATGCTGTTGCTAAGCAAATGGGACAAATTGGTTTTGAAGCGGACTACTCAGATTTTAATAGTATTATGTCCAAACTCTTTCTAGCCTATGCTATGACAGTTATTGCCAACTTAATTTACAGTTTGCTCTTTACTCGTATTATTGCCAACTCTACAAGCCGTATGAGAAAGGGTCTTTTTGGGAAATTAGAACGATTGACTATTGCGTTTTTTGATCGCCATAAAGATGGTGATATCCTTTCTCGCTTTACCTCTGATTTGGATAATATTCAAAATACTTTCAACCAATCATTGACACAGGTTATGACCAACGTAGCCTTATACATTGGTTTGATTATCATGATGTTCCGACAGGATGTTCGATTGGCTTTAGTGACGATAGCTTCAACACCAGTTGCCTTACTTGCTTTAATAGTAATCATTCGTTTGGCTCGAAAATATACCAATCTTCAGCAAGTTGCAGTTTCCAAATTAAATGCCTACATGGATGAAAAAATTTCTGGTCAAAAAGCGATTATCGTTCAAGGTGTCCAAGAAGAAACCATTGATGGCTTTTTAGAGCTTAATGAGGAAGTTCGTCGTACCACCTTTAAAGGTAGATTATTTGGGGGTATCTTATTCCCATTTATGAACGGGATGAGCTTGGTTAACACTGCGATTGTTATTTTTGTCGGTTCAACTATAGTCCTTAATGATAGTTCGTTAGAGGCGGCCGCTGCACTAGGTTTGGTTGTTACCTTTGTTCAATATTCTCAACAGTATTATCAACCAATGATGCAGATTGCTTCAAGTTGGGCAGAGCTACAGTTGGCTTTCACTGGTGCTCACCGGGTTCAAGAAATGTTTGATGAGACCGAAGAGGTCCGCCCTCAAAATGCACCCTTGTTTACCGAATTAAAGGAAGGTGTTGAGATTAAGAATATCGATTTTGGTTATTTACCAGGTCAAAAAGTGCTTAATAAAGTTTCTATCTCGGCACCTAAAGGGAAAATGATAGCCGTCGTTGGTCCAACAGGGTCAGGTAAGACAACAATCATGAACCTTATTAATCGTTTTTATGATGTAAATGGTGGAAGCGTAGAGTTTGACGGCCGTGATATTCGTGAATATGATTTGGATAGTTTGCGAAATAAAGTCGGTATTGTATTGCAGGAATCAGTGCTTTTCTCTGGTACCATTGCGGATAACATTCGATTTGGTAATGATGATATTTCACAAGAAATGGTTGAAACTGCCGCACGTGCTACCCACATTCATGATTTCATTATGAGTTTGCCAGAAGGGTATGACACTTATGTAACGGATGATGAAAATGTATTTTCAACAGGTCAGAAACAGTTGATTTCCATTGCCCGTACATTGTTGACAGATCCACAAGTATTGATTCTGGATGAAGCAACGTCTAACGTTGATACCGTGACTGAAGCTAAAATTCAAAAAGCTATGGAGGCCATTATTGCAGGACGGACCAGCTTCGTCATTGCCCACCGCCTTAAAACCATCCTAAATGCAGATGAAATCATTGTATTAAAAGATGGTCAAGTCATTGAACAAGGAAACCATAGTGAGTTACTCAAACTCAATGGCTTCTATGCTGAACTCTATCACAACCAGTTTGTGTTTGAATAA
- a CDS encoding formate transporter, whose protein sequence is MQILVHPLTNRSHIVGRTLPTIFFKQNIDNDFTRSSYVTISRKNFSCSFKKEDLFDESLGRYALRSMYAGAYLTMSTAVGIIGADVIASQFPSLSRFVLTFIFAIGLVFVLIFGGELATSNMMYLTTGTYYKQITWKKVTQMLLYCTFFNFVGATILAWLFNQSFSYLNLSDKSFVINAVTIKLGKSDWSNFIEGITANMFVNMAILGIMLIKEQSAKFFVIISSIFMFVFLINEHLIANFASFMLLAFNATRSNVEAFNMSNILRQWIVVFFGNWLGAGLFIGIAYAWLNQTKTNHIEQ, encoded by the coding sequence ATGCAGATTCTGGTGCATCCGCTCACTAATCGTTCACATATAGTGGGAAGAACTCTTCCCACTATATTTTTCAAACAAAACATTGATAATGATTTCACAAGGAGTTCCTATGTCACCATTTCAAGAAAAAATTTCAGCTGCAGTTTCAAAAAAGAAGACCTTTTTGACGAAAGTCTAGGCCGCTATGCCTTGCGTTCTATGTATGCAGGAGCCTACCTGACTATGTCAACAGCTGTCGGTATTATAGGAGCAGACGTTATTGCCAGTCAATTTCCAAGTTTGTCGCGCTTTGTCCTTACCTTCATCTTTGCTATTGGGCTGGTTTTTGTTCTTATTTTTGGTGGTGAGTTAGCCACATCTAACATGATGTATCTCACAACTGGTACCTACTATAAGCAAATTACCTGGAAAAAAGTGACACAGATGCTGCTATACTGTACTTTCTTTAACTTTGTAGGCGCTACTATTCTAGCCTGGCTCTTCAATCAGTCCTTCTCCTACCTCAATCTCTCTGATAAGAGCTTTGTCATCAATGCCGTTACCATCAAACTTGGAAAATCTGACTGGAGCAATTTTATTGAAGGAATCACGGCTAATATGTTTGTAAATATGGCAATCCTTGGCATCATGCTCATCAAAGAACAGTCTGCTAAGTTCTTTGTCATCATTTCCTCCATTTTTATGTTCGTTTTCCTCATCAATGAGCATCTGATCGCCAATTTCGCATCTTTCATGCTCCTAGCTTTTAACGCTACTCGAAGCAATGTCGAAGCCTTCAATATGAGCAATATCCTTCGTCAATGGATTGTGGTCTTTTTTGGGAATTGGCTCGGAGCCGGTCTCTTTATCGGTATCGCCTACGCTTGGCTCAATCAAACCAAAACCAACCATATTGAGCAGTAA
- a CDS encoding NADPH-dependent FMN reductase has protein sequence MKFVGIVGSNADQSYNRMLLQFIQRHFKVKFGLELLEIKDVPMFNQDEDQSDCFAIQYLYNKINRADGVIIATPEHNHTITPALKSTLEWLSFNLHPFENKPVMIVGASYYDQGTSRAQVHLRKILDAPGVNAYTLPGNEFLLGKAKEAFDDKGNIINEGTVKFLESCLDNFIKYVGVVSKLKKPKPIAPEDLDCTKPIATTITGVDPDDPDWLEKASKLVNAVEGDTYVKLDNGLLTVNQLNMFLNAMPFELTYADDNNQFLYYNNSHQEPDTMLGKRVLAQVGNRLSTVHGTLPPARMKNVEWVVGTLRNGNQEYVRTIVPGTPAEIINTHNYQAMYYPDGSYAGINEIIFNIKPWLDWYLEATGQRLVGGSGTAAAPAHVDATSGASDAGSAPATSTPTDADSGASAH, from the coding sequence ATGAAATTTGTCGGAATTGTTGGATCAAATGCAGATCAATCTTATAACCGCATGCTATTGCAATTCATTCAACGCCACTTTAAAGTGAAGTTTGGACTAGAACTTTTGGAAATCAAAGATGTTCCAATGTTCAATCAGGACGAAGACCAGTCTGATTGTTTTGCAATTCAATACCTTTACAACAAAATCAACCGTGCTGACGGGGTCATTATTGCTACCCCTGAGCACAATCATACCATTACCCCTGCCCTTAAGAGTACTCTGGAATGGCTCAGCTTTAATTTGCACCCATTCGAAAATAAACCAGTTATGATTGTCGGGGCATCTTACTACGATCAAGGAACTTCTCGTGCCCAAGTTCACCTACGGAAAATTTTAGATGCACCAGGTGTCAATGCTTACACACTACCAGGTAATGAATTCCTCCTTGGTAAGGCCAAAGAAGCTTTTGACGATAAGGGCAATATCATCAATGAAGGCACCGTGAAATTCTTAGAAAGCTGTCTAGACAACTTTATCAAGTATGTCGGTGTTGTATCCAAATTGAAAAAACCAAAACCAATCGCACCAGAAGATTTAGACTGTACCAAACCAATCGCAACGACCATCACTGGTGTGGATCCCGATGATCCAGATTGGCTAGAAAAAGCTTCTAAATTGGTTAACGCAGTTGAGGGAGACACCTATGTTAAACTGGACAATGGTCTGTTGACCGTTAACCAACTCAATATGTTCCTCAATGCGATGCCATTTGAATTGACCTATGCAGATGATAATAACCAGTTCCTCTACTACAACAATAGTCACCAAGAACCTGATACCATGTTGGGTAAACGGGTACTTGCTCAAGTAGGAAATCGCCTGTCAACTGTCCACGGTACGCTACCTCCTGCCCGTATGAAGAATGTTGAATGGGTTGTCGGTACCTTGCGTAATGGTAACCAGGAATATGTTCGTACCATTGTACCCGGTACCCCTGCTGAAATTATCAACACCCACAACTACCAAGCTATGTACTATCCTGACGGATCCTACGCCGGTATCAATGAAATTATCTTTAATATCAAACCATGGCTAGATTGGTATCTTGAAGCTACTGGTCAACGCTTGGTTGGTGGTTCGGGAACTGCCGCAGCTCCTGCACATGTTGACGCAACCTCTGGTGCATCAGATGCTGGTAGTGCCCCTGCTACTTCCACACCGACAGATGCAGATTCTGGTGCATCCGCTCACTAA
- a CDS encoding DUF454 domain-containing protein — protein sequence MQTIFYLVFGFVSLMVGVIGIVLPIVPTTPLLLLAGFCFARSSKRFEKWLRNTKIYQFYVADYVETKSISCKRKKQIIWQIYLLMAISIWLAPILLVKMGLGLLTIFITYYLFLVIPEK from the coding sequence ATGCAGACAATATTCTATCTAGTATTTGGTTTTGTTAGTTTGATGGTTGGTGTCATTGGGATTGTTTTGCCGATAGTTCCGACAACCCCTCTTTTACTTTTAGCTGGTTTTTGCTTTGCGAGAAGTTCAAAAAGGTTTGAAAAATGGCTACGCAATACAAAAATTTATCAATTTTACGTAGCTGATTACGTTGAGACCAAATCCATTTCCTGCAAACGGAAAAAGCAAATCATCTGGCAAATTTACTTACTCATGGCAATTTCTATCTGGCTGGCTCCTATTTTATTGGTCAAAATGGGACTGGGACTATTAACAATCTTCATCACTTACTATTTGTTTTTGGTCATACCGGAGAAATAA
- a CDS encoding dUTP diphosphatase: MKIRGFELVSQFTDENLLPKRETAHAAGYDLKAAERVSLEPGEIKLVPTGVKAYMQANEVLYLYDRSSNPRKKGLVLINSVGVIDGDYYGNPANEGHIFAQMRNITEETVVVEAGERIVQAVFAPFLLADGDQADGVRTGGFGSTGK; this comes from the coding sequence ATGAAAATCCGTGGATTCGAACTGGTCAGTCAGTTTACAGATGAAAACTTATTGCCAAAACGTGAGACAGCTCATGCAGCAGGTTATGACCTGAAAGCTGCGGAGAGGGTCAGCTTGGAGCCAGGCGAGATTAAGCTGGTTCCAACAGGTGTAAAGGCCTATATGCAGGCCAATGAGGTCCTGTATCTCTACGACCGCTCGTCCAATCCTCGCAAGAAAGGCTTGGTTCTGATTAACTCGGTTGGAGTTATCGACGGCGACTACTACGGCAATCCAGCCAATGAAGGTCATATCTTTGCCCAGATGCGAAACATCACAGAAGAAACCGTTGTGGTGGAAGCTGGCGAGCGAATCGTACAGGCTGTTTTTGCCCCCTTCCTTTTGGCTGACGGCGACCAGGCCGACGGCGTTCGGACAGGTGGATTTGGCTCGACAGGGAAATAG